A single Drechmeria coniospora strain ARSEF 6962 chromosome 03, whole genome shotgun sequence DNA region contains:
- a CDS encoding homoisocitrate dehydrogenase, which translates to MPVRTLRIGLIPGDGIGKEVIPAGQRILEALPTYLNLKFEFVHLKAGFETFQQTGTALPDATIDTLRNDCDGALFGAVSSPTHTVQGYSSPIVALRKRLDLYANVRPVKTVSTAPRPIDMVIVRENTEDLYVKQERTYDGPDGKVAEAIKRITSKASFRIATMAGDIAIRRQKLRDADIQRFHKNPLVTITHKSNVLSQTDGLFREASKRALANPKYASVKVEEQIVDSMVYKLFRQPQDYDVIVAPNLYGDILSDGAAALVGSLGLVPSANVGQGFAIGEPCHGSAPDIMGKGIANPIATLRSAALMLEFLDEPAAAAKIYTAVDSNLEQGQLLSPDLGGSATTEQVLNDILFKL; encoded by the exons ATGCCAGTTCGTACATTGAGAATTG GGCTTATTCCTGGGGATGGCATTGGTAAAGAAGTCATCCCTGCTGGACAGCGTATTCTCGAGGCACTGCCGACGTATCTTAATTTGAAGTTCGAATTTGTCCATCTGAAAGCTGGGTTCGAAACATTTCAACAGACAGGCACAGCCCTCCCCGATGCCACAATAGACACCCTTCGCAATGATTGTGATGGTGCTCTCTTCGGCGCTGTCAGTTCCCCAACTCACACAGTTCAGGGCTACTCTTCGCCCATAGTCGCCCTCCGCAAGCGTCTCGACCTATACGCCAATGTCCGTCCAGTCAAAACGGTCTCGACTGCTCCTAGACCCATCGACATGGTAATCGTGCGTGAGAATACCGAGGACCTATATGTGAAGCAGGAGAGGACATATGACGGCCCTGATGGCAAGGTTGCTGAGGCAATTAAGCGGATTACGAGCAAGGCCTCGTTTCGCATTGCTACTATGGCGGGAGATATTGCCATCCGCCGCCAAAAACTCCGTGATGCAGATATTCAACGCTTTCACAAGAATCCTCTCGTTACAATTACACACAAGTCAAATGTTTTGTCACAAACCGATGGTCTGTTTCGGGAAGCTTCCAAGAGGGCGCTCGCCAACCCGAAGTACGCTTCTGTCAAAGTTGAGGAGCAGATCGTTGATTCCATGGTCTACAAGCTCTTCCGCCAACCCCAGGACTACGACGTCATCGTTGCCCCTAACCTCTATGGTGATATATTAtccgatggcgccgccgctcttGTGGGAAGTCTTGGCCTTGTCCCCAGTGCTAATGTTGGTCAAGGCTTTGCTATTGGGGAGCCTTGCCATGGTAGCGCCCCCGACATTATGGGAAAGGGAATCGCCAACCCCATTGCCACGCTCAGGAGTGCTGCACTAATGCTCGagttcctcgacgagccagcGGCTGCTGCCAAGATATACACCGCGGTAGATTCTAATCTCGAACAAGGCCAGCTCCTCAGTCCCGACCTTGGTGGATCAGCCACTACTGAACAGGTTCTGAACGACATTCTCTTCAAATTATAA